In a single window of the Clarias gariepinus isolate MV-2021 ecotype Netherlands chromosome 16, CGAR_prim_01v2, whole genome shotgun sequence genome:
- the otop1 gene encoding LOW QUALITY PROTEIN: proton channel OTOP1 (The sequence of the model RefSeq protein was modified relative to this genomic sequence to represent the inferred CDS: inserted 1 base in 1 codon) codes for MLETRTHEHLARRLTSFQSVLLDCGAXMVEHSGPDIKFVNKHCPSSSSSSSSTSSSSSSSSSSSSSAREMKILATLRGSLSRKYPQKNGEVLSAQYGINLLLVGLALMLAFAYQGPTVTEETVLAFLSTLMLMQLLWMICYVARLERKRSAPPERDADAATSWIRGGLTLLALLTLITDAFRVGNFVGYQDCVSSMLGVYPVVHALHTVSQVHFLWFHVKDVIKHSETFERFGVIHAVFTNLLIWTNGVMTEAEHALSDHQRRLSAVGYFNFTVWEGEVPNCNCTTSACSMFSSSLYYLCPFNIEYHIFVSVMLFVMWKNVGRTINKHTNHKPEKILPFKNSGTRPFLLLGLALGLLALASAITVLIIYILRVEESLKARHEAISMFYWFGISILACMSVAAAVGLVIYRLEDCPMDTAPNPARTLDSKLLLGSSIGSWLVCWCSVIAVSGAKKSPIYRWANLGYAILLVLEKCVQNLFVVESLYRRRREPEEQPALSANHNSILSPSQGNEKIFAVYDGIINHAYEPPDKQCENEKQTYIRTNGNVPHSVGHRIPESPNRKRQILKNIAIFLFMCNISLWILPAFGCRPQFDNGLEEASFGFPIWSTVLNFALPMSLFYRMHSVAVLFEIFRKI; via the exons ATGCTGGAAACGCGCACTCACGAACACCTGGCCAGACGTCTCACCTCGTTTCAGTCGGTACTGTTGGATTGCGGAG CCATGGTGGAGCACAGCGGGCCCGATATCAAATTCGTGAACAAGCACTGTCCCAGTTCGTCGTCGTCTTCGTCTTCAACATCCTCCTCATCATCTTCCTCATCATCTTCGTCTTCCTCGGCGCGCGAGATGAAGATTTTGGCCACGCTGCGCGGCAGCCTGAGTCGGAAGTACCCGCAGAAGAACGGCGAGGTGCTGAGCGCGCAGTACGGCATCAACCTGCTGCTGGTCGGGCTCGCGCTCATGCTCGCGTTCGCGTACCAAGGACCGACGGTGACCGAGGAGACGGTGCTGGCCTTCCTCTCCACGCTCATGCTCATGCAGCTGCTGTGGATGATCTGCTACGTGGCGCGCCTGGAGCGCAAGCGCAGTGCGCCGCCGGAGAGAGACGCGGACGCGGCCACCAGCTGGATCCGAG gtgGTCTAACTCTGCTCGCTCTGCTCACACTCATCACTGATGCTTTCCGTGTCGGGAATTTTGTGGGTTATCAGGATTGTGTGTCTTCCATGCTTGGTGTCTACCCAGTCGTACATGCACTTCACACAGTGTCACAG GTACATTTTCTCTGGTTTCACGTTAAAGATGTCATCAAGCACTCAGAAACATTTGAGAg gTTTGGCGTGATTCATGCTGTATTCACTAACCTGCTGATTTGGACTAATGGAGTGATGACCGAAGCCGAACATGCTCTCAGTGACCACCAGAGGCGATTGTCAGCAGTCGGATATTTCAACTTCACTGTCTGGG AGGGTGAAGTGCCTAACTGTAACTGTACGACCAGTGCGTGTTCGATGTTCAGCAGCAGTCTGTACTATCTCTGTCCTTTCAACATTGAGTACCACATCTTTGTCTCTGTGATGCTTTTCGTCATGTGGAAAAATGTTGGTCGCACTATCAACAAACACACCAATCATAAGCCTGAGAaaattttaccttttaaaaactcGGGAACCAGACCTTTCCTGCTGCTTGGCCTGGCCCTTGGGCTCTTGGCACTTGCCAGTGCCATCACAGTGCTCATCATCTACATCCTCCGTGTGGAGGAATCACTGAAAGCACGCCATGAAGCCATCTCCATGTTCTACTGGTTTGGAATCTCCATTTTGGCATGCATGAGTGTCGCCGCTGCTGTCGGCTTGGTCATATACCGCCTCGAGGATTGCCCCATGGACACGGCGCCAAATCCAGCCAGGACACTCGATTCGAAGCTGCTGCTCGGCTCTTCCATCGGCTCCTGGCTTGTCTGCTGGTGTAGCGTCATCGCAGTGAGTGGGGCCAAAAAGTCCCCAATCTACCGATGGGCCAATTTAGGATATGCCATACTCTTAGTTTTGGAGAAGTGCGTGCAAAATCTTTTCGTTGTCGAGTCCCTTTACAGGAGACGTCGTGAACCTGAAGAGCAGCCTGCCCTTAGTGCCAACCATAACTCCATCTTAAGCCCGAGCCaaggaaatgaaaaaatctTTGCTGTTTATGATGGCATCATTAATCATGCTTATGAGCCACCAGATAAGCAGTGTGAGAATGAAAAGCAAACTTACATTAGGACCAACGGGAATGTGCCGCACTCTGTTGGACACAGAATCCCAGAGTCGCCaaacagaaaaaggcagatcCTAAAAAACATCGCCATCTTCCTGTTTATGTGCAACATTTCG CTCTGGATCCTACCTGCATTTGGATGCCGGCCACAGTTTGATAACGGTTTGGAGGAAGCCTCATTTGGATTCCCCATCTGGAGCACGGTGCTGAATTTTGCCCTTCCCATGAGCCTCTTCTACCGTATGCACTCGGTTGCCGTTCTCTTCgaaatttttagaaaaatataa